A portion of the Burkholderia pseudomultivorans genome contains these proteins:
- a CDS encoding NUDIX domain-containing protein yields the protein MTATRERVRIVDTTVLSDDWYVLKRVTFDFLRRDGTWQRLSRETYDRGNGTTILLRNATTGDVLLTRQFRMPAFVNGHDGMLLEAAAGLLDDATPDARIRAEAEEETGYRVRGVRKVFEAFMSPGSVTEKLHFFVGEYDASLRTGDGGGVAEEGEDLEVVEMPLQAALDAVERGEIVDAKTIMLLQYVALRETAGACPA from the coding sequence ATGACCGCTACGCGAGAGCGCGTGCGCATCGTCGATACGACGGTGCTGTCTGATGACTGGTATGTGCTGAAGAGGGTGACGTTCGATTTCCTGCGCCGCGACGGGACGTGGCAGCGCCTGAGCCGCGAGACCTACGATCGCGGCAACGGCACGACCATCCTGCTGCGCAACGCGACGACCGGCGACGTGCTGCTGACGCGGCAGTTCCGGATGCCGGCGTTCGTCAACGGGCACGACGGGATGCTGCTCGAAGCCGCCGCCGGCCTGCTCGACGACGCGACGCCCGACGCGCGCATCCGCGCGGAGGCCGAGGAGGAAACCGGCTACCGCGTGCGCGGCGTGCGCAAGGTGTTCGAGGCGTTCATGAGCCCGGGCTCCGTGACGGAGAAGCTGCATTTCTTCGTCGGCGAATACGATGCGTCGCTGCGCACGGGCGACGGCGGCGGCGTCGCGGAGGAGGGCGAGGATCTCGAGGTCGTCGAGATGCCGCTGCAGGCGGCGCTCGATGCGGTCGAGCGCGGCGAGATCGTCGATGCGAAGACGATCATGCTGCTGCAATACGTCGCGCTGCGGGAAACCGCCGGCGCGTGCCCGGCATGA
- a CDS encoding DeoR/GlpR family DNA-binding transcription regulator, producing the protein MLTTQRKKAILDALARDGQVLAVELSAQFGVSEDTVRRDLRELAADGLLQRVHGGALPASPAVAPFAQREALETAEKRRIARRAAQMIGPGQVAIVDGGTTSALLVSQLPPDLRATIVTHSPSVAVALAAHPSIDVILIGGRLYKHSIVAVGAAAMEGIARIHADLYFMGVTGVHPVAGLSTGDFEEAAIKRALAGRAAETVVLASQSKLRAASQFVIGDITLAQTVVVEKETDAALTQPIEAAGVTVVTA; encoded by the coding sequence ATGCTAACGACCCAACGCAAGAAAGCGATCCTCGATGCACTCGCGCGCGACGGCCAGGTGCTGGCCGTCGAACTGAGCGCGCAATTCGGCGTGTCGGAGGACACGGTGCGCCGCGACCTGCGCGAGCTCGCCGCCGACGGCCTGCTGCAGCGCGTGCATGGCGGTGCGCTGCCGGCGTCGCCGGCCGTCGCACCGTTCGCGCAGCGCGAGGCGCTCGAAACCGCCGAAAAGCGGCGCATCGCCCGACGCGCCGCGCAGATGATCGGCCCCGGGCAGGTCGCGATCGTCGATGGCGGCACGACCTCGGCGCTGCTCGTGAGCCAACTCCCGCCCGACCTGCGCGCGACGATCGTCACGCACAGCCCGAGCGTCGCGGTCGCGCTGGCCGCGCATCCGTCGATCGACGTGATCCTGATCGGCGGACGGCTCTACAAGCATTCGATCGTCGCGGTCGGCGCCGCGGCGATGGAGGGCATCGCGCGCATCCACGCGGACCTGTACTTCATGGGCGTCACCGGCGTCCATCCGGTCGCCGGACTGAGCACCGGCGACTTCGAGGAAGCGGCGATCAAGCGCGCACTGGCCGGCCGGGCCGCCGAGACGGTCGTGCTCGCGTCGCAATCCAAGCTGCGCGCCGCATCGCAGTTCGTGATCGGCGACATCACGCTCGCGCAGACGGTCGTGGTCGAGAAGGAAACCGATGCCGCGCTGACGCAGCCGATCGAGGCGGCCGGCGTGACGGTCGTGACGGCCTAG